The DNA region TCTACGATTTGTACTGGGATGGCCTGCGCGTCGCCCAGGAGGATCTGCTGCACTCCAGCGTCGGCACCCCCTTCCCCgaggacagacacactcactAGCGGGCCCATgcccagcagtgtgggggtgtcTGTCAGGGAGACACCCTCAGTGAGGGAAGCGCTGGACTGCAGGAACTGGGTGGGGCTGGACGGGCCCAGAAGATCAGATCCAGAGCATGGTGGTGCTGAAGGTCCTTCACTTGGACATAAGACAGGCTGCAGCTGAATACCCTGTTAGAGCAGGAGCATCGCGGTTACTGACAAGCCGGAAAGCAGCTGTGATGCTGCATCTGACCATACCCACAGAATCACCAGCAGAATGGTAGTGAGAGACCTGGGATGGCGTTTTACTCACACGCAACTGAGCAAAGATCTTTGGCTGTAGGGAGGTGAGGGAGCTGAAGAGCTGGACGGCCTCCGGGGACAGGGTGTCACTCCCCTCCAGAACGGCAGCCTTCTGGCTCActgacgcacacagacacagacaatgATTCCGAGCAGCGCTGCGGGTTTCTTTCACCGTTTGCCGTATTACACCGAGCGGGAGAAGCTGACCTTCCACGGGAGCCGAGGTCAGCGTCAAGGTCACAGTCTCGGCCAGAGGGTTTTCACTCTCTGccgtccactagagggcagagcAGCAGGACAGCTGGATCATTCAAGGTATCAACAGTCGGTAGAACTGTACTGTAAAATGTATCACTTTTTCTCTAGAGGTCAAAACCATGCAAAGGGTTAAGTGCTCTGACCTGAGTCTCTGCGAGGGCAGCACTGTAGTCAGCCCTGCTTGGCTGCAAAGCCTTCTGGGCCTCGTGTATGTGGTTCTTGATGTCATTGACCGTTGGAAAGTAGCAGAGGTTGTGCCTCTCGGGGACCTCGTCTGACTTGAACATCTCTCTCTCCACGAACTTCCTACAGCACAGCAAGTGAAGGGGTTGTACCAGCCAGAAAGTCTGGGTCTACAGAGCTTCAGCACTCCAGGTGGTGGTGAGGATGACAGATAACCGACCTGAGCTGCTTGCGGACCATGTAGACCTGGTGGTGACCCTGTGCCACCAGCTCGCAGATCTTCTCCGCGACGCGGGGGTGCAGCCGTGATGGCACCTCCCCCTGCTCGCCGTCACCCGTCTCCTGCTCCATCCTGCCATCTGGCTCCTTTTCTTCCTCCGCCAGCAGCTCCTCTTTGTGAGGCAGGGGGAGCTGCAAGGGAGGTGGGGGCAGGGCCGGTGCGTCCACGTCATGGTACAGATGGGCCTGCATGGTGGGCAGCTGAACGTAATACCTGTGGGCATCCAGCACACCTTCAGGGGTGACATCATGCGACACGTACGCCAAAGGTGACCGCCGACTCCAGAGACTCTTACGTCCTCTACCTCAGGACTCCGCCCGCTTCCCACAAGTTCTTCTTCAGGTTGAAAAAGGCTTTCTCTTGCTCTTGACGGACCACCTTCTTGTCTACCTTGGGGTCAGTGGACACTCTGTATTCCGGAAACTTCCGGACCTTTTTGATATAGAtcctacaagaaaaaaaaaacaatatgagAGAGATTTGAATTATTACTAGTCTGAAGGGACTACAAGCTTTTAGacgtttttaaatgaaaattgcAGAATACTCCAAGTAATCATTGCGTAACCTGTTTATATTCATACTAATTATTTAgtacagtgattttttttccccctgtcaTACAGAGATGTGTGTGAAATGTACCTGGCAGGACAGGTAGCCTTGTACTCATAATTCTGGCCATCCTCTGACTCAGCCACTTTCTTGGGCTGGCAGCCTTTCCTCCGAGGGCCAAACTGGCACTCCATGACGATAGCCCTGCTGCCTAGAAGGTCACACACATGGGACACAGGTAGACCCATCCTGACACCGCATGAAGCAGCCATACATCACTGAGCGGGACCCATGATCTGAGTCTCCAACCTTGACTGTCCTTCCGAGTACATGAACTGTTCACACATAACCTGCCATTGAGTCACAAAGGTGGCAGCAACCCAGTTACCGTGGACCCATGACTATGTCAATATGGCCCTAATGGCAGGCGATACCCGTCATGGCCGCCAGCGGCTCACCTGCGTTGACAAAGGGGATTCCGTCATAGGGCACGTACTGGGACTTCCACATAAGACGCGTGGCAGGTTTGGCAGGGGATGGGGACTGGCGGGTGCCAAACACACTGTGGGTCTGCTGTTTGTGCAGCATCAGCACGGCCTCCAGCTCTGCCTCGGTGGTGCAGAAACCACGGTAAGCCTCCCCGATCTTCTGCTCAAGGAAGCACCAACACAGAGGGGTGAGCACACATACCTCCCATTCATTACATGCGCTAGTGAGTACAGACATATAACACTGTGCACATCTAAAACACGTGTGCAATTCCCTGGCTGTGTCTGCGTGCTCGCATGTGCTGACCTCACAGCCGCACAGTCTATGAGCCCAGCTTGGGGCACTGGGAGGCAGGGGCCGTACTGGGGCCTGGAAGCAGTCAGGAGGGCTGGGCGAGACGGGAAAACAGAGGGCGTGAGACACCTGCCATGCCAGCCAGGCCATTCCCAGCACAATATACACCCAGTGGCCACATTATTAGGTATTTCTAGCTAATGACAGACAGCCTTCACAGCAGCGACTCTGCATGCCACTGGTGTAACTGAGCTGCAATCCTTCCTGTTAGCTGTAATGAATCTGCCCATACTCCTCTGACTCTTCTCATTACCAATGTGTTTTGCCCATGCAAATGACAGTCACACCATTCTCTGTACACTGTACCCTACAGAGATCCTGAATTGTACAACAGAATCCCATTTAGGGTGGCGGTTTCTGAGATGTGGGACCACCACACCTGGCACCAAGAATCAGATGATCAAAACTGGAACAGTAAGTGAACTTTGTGACCCTGTCTGCAGGCTGCATGTATTCAGTTGCAGCCACGTGATTTGCTATTTGCATTAGTGTACCTAATAAATGGGCCACTGATTGTACTTTAATTTGGTTAAAATTCATTCATGCATGTACTGCTTTGACTACCATCCCGGTACATGTACTGCTTTGAAGTTTGGCCAATTTTACTAGCATAAACACTGTATAATATGTTAGTGATTTTGGAAAACAAAATGAATTGTAGATGCACCTTGATTCAATCTTAGTGGGGGTGACGGGACACGTCGTCACGGTTACACCGCAGGCACCCTCGGTGATGGTCGTCACAGCAGCTGTCTGTATCTGTTCTTGAATCGACCTCTCAGTACAGGGCCCTGATATGTAACAAATGATAGGGAAACTCAGGATTTGGCCTGAATGTCTCCATCACATAAGCAAAAAGGGCACGAAAAACAAGATGAAGAGGGTGGTACCCGTCGCCTCGGCAACATCCATGGGCAGTCCTTGGGGAAGCAGCACCGGTGCCTGCTCCAGCTGGCTGGAGGGTATGACATACAACCCACTCTCTGGTTGCCCTGTTAAAATCACCTGCATCAATGGAGACTTGGGTAAGCAAAGGCATCAGCAGTCATAGAAGGCTATGACTAGAAGGTCATAGAAGTCTAATATTTATTAACACCACCACAAGTGTCTCTCTATACCATCATACCACTATATATCAGAAATCCACTAGTCTTTAATGACCAAGATGGAAActttatggacaaaagtattgggacacctggccttacacctacaggaacttttatgacatccatcAAATTCTAAAGCCATAGGCATCAATAAAgagctggtcccccctttgcagctataacagctgccactcttctgggaaggctttccacaaaatTGGTGTGTCTCTGGGAATTTTTATTCATTCATCCAGTAGAGTATTTGTgatgtcaggcactgatgttagatatgaaggtctggctcacaatctctgttCTAATTCATCCAAAAGGTGTTCAGTGGGCTTGAGGTCAGGGCTatatgtgggccagtcaagttcttccacagcaaacgcacccaaccatgtctttgtggaccttgctttgtgcactggggcacagtcatgctggaacagagaagggccttccccaaactgttcccacaaagctggAAGCACAGAATTATCCAAAACGTCTTGATATGTTGAAGCATTAAAAGTTGCCTTTACAATTGGCATAAAACAGTAAGACAGGTAAtgctctcctggcatctgccaaacacagactcgtccatcagacgaGAAGCAATTCGTCACTCCAAAGAACATGTTTCTATTGCTCCAGAGTTCAGTGGTGGCGTACTTCACCCGACTCCATCCGCTTCGCATTAGGCTTGGTAATGTGTGGCTTGCattcagctgctcagccatggaaacccattccatgaagctctcaGCGTAGGTTTTgttctggggttaatgccagaggaagtttgtaaGTCTACAGTTATTGAGTCAGCAGAGTGTTGGCGACTTTTAGGCACTATGTGCTCAGCGCTCGGAGACttcgctctgttactttacgtgaTCTGtctcttcatggctgagtttctgttgttcctaatcaCTTCCACTTTgctaataataccacttacagttgaccataGAGTTCATATTTGTGTGTTTCC from Brienomyrus brachyistius isolate T26 chromosome 1, BBRACH_0.4, whole genome shotgun sequence includes:
- the carf gene encoding calcium-responsive transcription factor translates to MDGERLMGAQEHPGTETGAETATETGRATAGPQNTAQVAGEISAQTSLDSEKLPVTLLVSESLPSEEKLIKRGDQRSQSEQFIVFDQNGQPLQYEHMVILTGQPESGLYVIPSSQLEQAPVLLPQGLPMDVAEATGPCTERSIQEQIQTAAVTTITEGACGVTVTTCPVTPTKIESSPPDCFQAPVRPLPPSAPSWAHRLCGCEKIGEAYRGFCTTEAELEAVLMLHKQQTHSVFGTRQSPSPAKPATRLMWKSQYVPYDGIPFVNAGSRAIVMECQFGPRRKGCQPKKVAESEDGQNYEYKATCPARIYIKKVRKFPEYRVSTDPKVDKKVVRQEQEKAFFNLKKNLWEAGGVLRYYVQLPTMQAHLYHDVDAPALPPPPLQLPLPHKEELLAEEEKEPDGRMEQETGDGEQGEVPSRLHPRVAEKICELVAQGHHQVYMVRKQLRKFVEREMFKSDEVPERHNLCYFPTVNDIKNHIHEAQKALQPSRADYSAALAETQWTAESENPLAETVTLTLTSAPVEVSQKAAVLEGSDTLSPEAVQLFSSLTSLQPKIFAQLRGIQLQPVLCPSEGPSAPPCSGSDLLGPSSPTQFLQSSASLTEGVSLTDTPTLLGMGPLVSVSVLGEGGADAGVQQILLGDAQAIPVQIVEPVIVGEHELVHTQVKEETEDGGIYPPHSPGD